The following are encoded in a window of Candidatus Desulfarcum epimagneticum genomic DNA:
- the rapA gene encoding RNA polymerase-associated protein RapA, whose amino-acid sequence MDIKRLKPNAIACGPVFPEPVKVITVVPMGNSVKIIAEGLESGKVHQPVLSSDQIETLKISPDSKPYDGDSKLFRLGIESIRLGLAYEYDPYFSLSIARVDPLPHQLEAVYDYFLKLPRIRFLLADDPGAGKTIMAGLLIKELKVRGLIQRVLIVTPANLSFQWQRELKDRFHEDFTVIRSDLLRANYGANPWQELDQVITSVSWVSRIEDAKESLMRSHWDMIIIDEAHKMSAYSEDKKTLAYQLGESLSHITDHYLLMTATPHKGDPKNFSLFLRLLDTDVYADVKSIHLAMEQNEAPFYLRRVKEALITFPDQKTGKSKSLFTKRIVHTAGFEMNDAELDFYDALTQYVEDQSMRASGQNTAASRAVGFTMVMLQRRFASSIYAVRRTLERMTQKRRWILENPEEYRKKQIEKKIPDDFEDLPEDMRQSVLEAAEAAVISIDPQVLQDDIDDLENLVGKARSLEKQEVESKLVRLKSFLTDENFFDDPRMKLLIFTEHKDTLDYLVADGRDGRPLGKIREWGFNATQIHGGMKIGDRNTPGTRIYAEREFREDCQILVATEAAGEGINLQFCWYMINYDIPWNPNRLEQRMGRIHRYGQEKDCYIQNFVATNTREGKVFQKLFERIDQIEADLDPNRTGKVFNVLGDIFPANQIERMLRDMYAHNQMTEELIKSRIIEQVDTKRLREITESALEGLAKRSLNLSAIVSKSEEAKERRLVPEVIESFFLSAAPLAGVSPKARRRNRRVYRIGRLPRNLMPLGNELEPRFGRLGREYKRIVFDKEELNEDPTLEWVTPGHPLFECIRVFIDRDVRECHSRGAIFYDLHASNPEHLDVFSAEVRDGKANVLHKRLFVVRTDVNGRMTVKQPTIFLDLSLAPKGAEITAGLTPPDVSALEIALHKQALQPLLEAETDRREQETRRISKHMEVSLNAVIDRAQRQFAELMGQKESGANEIGLDGRLKMAEDRLDKLNNRLETRRSELLRERECAISNIRHFASAWALPHPDREAPDIKNMVNDPEIERIAVETVIAHEEARGWKTQSVESENRGFDIISRKPHPEDPQTSVEARFIEVKGRSHIGEVALTTNEFKTAERLQDDFWLYVVFNCATNPELRIVRNPARLGWKPIVKIEHYHIGPQVIIQGSQDTS is encoded by the coding sequence ATGGACATCAAGCGACTCAAACCAAACGCCATAGCATGTGGGCCAGTATTCCCTGAACCTGTCAAGGTTATTACCGTTGTTCCTATGGGAAACTCGGTCAAAATTATCGCGGAAGGTCTGGAATCAGGCAAAGTTCATCAGCCCGTCCTGTCGTCGGACCAGATAGAGACACTCAAAATTTCCCCTGATTCAAAGCCATATGATGGCGATTCGAAACTTTTCCGGCTTGGAATTGAATCTATCCGTTTGGGTCTGGCATATGAGTATGACCCTTACTTCAGCCTTTCTATCGCTCGCGTAGACCCACTGCCGCACCAGCTTGAAGCTGTTTATGATTACTTTCTCAAACTCCCGCGTATCCGTTTCTTACTCGCCGATGATCCCGGCGCCGGGAAAACAATCATGGCGGGATTGCTTATCAAAGAATTAAAAGTCCGCGGACTGATTCAACGCGTGTTGATCGTTACCCCGGCCAATCTTTCTTTTCAGTGGCAACGTGAGCTCAAAGACCGTTTCCACGAGGATTTCACAGTGATCCGAAGCGATTTGCTTCGGGCCAATTACGGCGCAAATCCCTGGCAGGAGTTGGATCAGGTGATCACATCCGTTTCCTGGGTATCCCGCATTGAGGACGCAAAAGAAAGTTTGATGCGCAGCCACTGGGATATGATCATTATCGATGAAGCGCACAAAATGAGCGCCTATAGCGAAGACAAAAAGACTTTGGCTTATCAATTAGGCGAGTCATTGTCACACATAACGGACCATTATCTCTTAATGACCGCTACACCGCACAAAGGCGATCCCAAAAATTTCTCTCTCTTCCTGCGGCTTCTCGACACGGATGTGTATGCCGATGTGAAAAGCATACATCTCGCCATGGAGCAAAATGAGGCGCCGTTTTATTTGCGCCGCGTCAAGGAAGCGCTGATCACCTTCCCTGATCAGAAAACCGGAAAATCAAAAAGCCTGTTCACAAAACGGATTGTTCACACTGCCGGATTCGAAATGAACGATGCGGAGTTGGATTTCTACGATGCGTTGACCCAATATGTTGAGGATCAGTCCATGCGCGCGTCGGGACAGAATACGGCGGCGAGTCGGGCTGTCGGATTTACAATGGTCATGCTTCAAAGGCGTTTCGCATCGAGTATCTATGCCGTTCGGCGCACCCTGGAACGAATGACACAAAAGCGCCGCTGGATTCTTGAGAACCCTGAAGAATACCGAAAAAAACAAATTGAAAAAAAAATACCGGACGATTTCGAAGATCTGCCCGAAGACATGCGGCAATCCGTTCTCGAAGCTGCGGAAGCAGCCGTCATTTCTATCGACCCCCAGGTCCTTCAAGACGACATCGACGACCTCGAAAATCTGGTCGGGAAAGCGCGCTCGCTCGAAAAACAGGAAGTGGAATCAAAGCTTGTTCGACTGAAATCCTTTCTGACCGACGAGAACTTCTTTGATGACCCGCGAATGAAGCTTCTCATATTTACCGAACATAAAGACACGCTGGATTATCTCGTGGCTGACGGCCGTGACGGGCGTCCTCTCGGGAAAATACGGGAATGGGGATTCAACGCCACGCAAATCCATGGCGGCATGAAGATCGGCGACCGGAACACCCCTGGAACCCGTATCTATGCGGAGCGGGAGTTCAGGGAAGATTGCCAGATTCTCGTGGCCACAGAGGCTGCGGGCGAAGGCATCAATCTCCAGTTCTGCTGGTATATGATCAATTACGACATTCCGTGGAACCCAAATCGATTAGAACAGCGTATGGGGCGTATCCATCGCTACGGCCAGGAAAAAGACTGCTATATTCAGAACTTCGTGGCAACGAACACCCGTGAAGGCAAAGTGTTCCAGAAACTCTTTGAACGTATTGATCAAATCGAGGCCGACCTGGATCCGAACCGCACAGGCAAGGTGTTCAATGTCCTGGGCGACATCTTTCCCGCCAACCAAATCGAGCGGATGCTCCGGGACATGTACGCGCACAACCAGATGACTGAGGAACTTATCAAATCCCGGATTATTGAACAGGTGGATACGAAACGCCTGCGCGAGATCACAGAATCCGCGTTGGAGGGCCTGGCCAAACGGAGCCTGAACCTATCGGCCATTGTCAGCAAATCAGAAGAAGCGAAAGAGCGCCGCCTCGTGCCGGAAGTTATTGAAAGTTTTTTTCTTTCCGCCGCGCCGCTGGCAGGGGTTTCGCCCAAAGCGCGGCGGCGGAACCGGCGCGTTTACCGCATCGGCCGTCTGCCACGCAACCTGATGCCGCTTGGCAATGAACTTGAACCGCGATTCGGCCGTCTGGGAAGAGAATACAAGCGCATCGTCTTCGATAAGGAAGAGCTTAATGAAGATCCAACCCTCGAATGGGTGACGCCCGGCCATCCCTTATTTGAGTGTATTCGTGTTTTTATTGACCGTGATGTTAGAGAATGCCATTCCCGGGGCGCGATATTCTATGACTTGCACGCATCAAACCCTGAGCATCTGGACGTGTTCTCAGCGGAAGTGCGAGATGGGAAGGCCAATGTGCTTCATAAACGCCTGTTTGTCGTGCGGACCGACGTCAATGGCCGTATGACGGTCAAGCAACCGACCATCTTCCTTGACCTGTCTCTTGCGCCCAAAGGCGCCGAAATCACGGCGGGACTGACACCCCCCGATGTGAGCGCTCTGGAGATCGCCCTTCACAAACAAGCCCTCCAACCCCTCCTTGAAGCGGAAACCGACCGCCGTGAACAGGAAACGCGGAGAATTTCCAAACATATGGAAGTCAGTCTCAACGCGGTCATCGACAGGGCTCAGCGCCAATTCGCCGAACTGATGGGTCAGAAAGAATCAGGGGCCAATGAGATCGGCCTTGACGGGCGTCTCAAGATGGCTGAGGACCGCCTTGATAAGCTGAATAATCGCCTCGAAACCCGGCGATCCGAGTTGCTTCGGGAACGTGAATGCGCGATCAGCAATATCCGCCATTTCGCATCCGCCTGGGCGCTACCCCACCCCGACCGAGAAGCTCCCGACATCAAAAACATGGTCAACGATCCTGAAATCGAACGTATCGCCGTCGAAACCGTCATTGCCCACGAAGAGGCCCGCGGATGGAAGACGCAGAGCGTTGAAAGTGAGAATCGGGGCTTCGACATCATCTCACGCAAACCCCATCCCGAAGACCCACAGACCTCTGTCGAAGCGCGATTCATTGAAGTCAAGGGGCGTTCCCATATCGGCGAAGTGGCTCTCACAACCAACGAATTTAAAACCGCCGAACGGCTCCAGGATGACTTCTGGCTCTATGTCGTTTTCAACTGCGCTACCAATCCGGAATTGCGCATCGTCCGCAATCCGGCCAGGCTGGGTTGGAAACCCATCGTCAAAATCGAGCATTACCATATTGGACCTCAAGTCATCATTCAGGGCTCTCAAGACACGTCATGA
- a CDS encoding conserved hypothetical protein (Evidence 4 : Unknown function but conserved in other organisms) translates to MMNGTHRVNIKPGAEVWIVLKKDQRSGNLTQGVVKNILTKSPRHPHGIKVRLESGQVGRVKKI, encoded by the coding sequence ATGATGAATGGAACCCATCGCGTGAATATAAAGCCGGGCGCCGAGGTGTGGATTGTGTTAAAGAAAGACCAGCGATCTGGAAATCTCACCCAAGGCGTTGTGAAAAACATTTTGACAAAATCTCCCCGCCATCCCCACGGCATTAAAGTCCGCCTGGAAAGCGGCCAGGTGGGACGGGTGAAGAAAATATGA
- a CDS encoding hypothetical protein (Evidence 5 : Unknown function) has protein sequence MRILKDAGNIKLPKDDVNKFFVQAWHSLIHHKSLDSHRARCMNSLNIIRELQELISRRDRLKTAEKDIALVAEEALDILKSDMVIKRSFQDHINRLTELLENEIKKKGKQGKEKTTESRLLTYYLKDLRNNLGKKYQDFLFSELDTAIFQKRDTEEIFSLTRTLLSVLMDKSHSMEALFSIVGHVLCGAGDETFRNRFSRLKSILSQGDVDYEIIFKLASFKKYTDNMSELGGITFSAALEIESQYPKIKKFAAKGLNTVFARIEANGLDTQSAGVQAKQKLDNLLDLIRFELEGNVIKVDERFIARKKHNDVDNTLYRLPSRIPNPSRNLNDETFLGFLNNVEYTLEGAEIQAESRKKITSAFRFYRMGRDTPQYENKFINWWTALEYLLRTGESGSIIVEIERKLTSALLLEYTSKHLKSYISACAYCGADMGGAWISPADFFDLIHDTARWNDIKKKIDKYPFLLFSLEKFQKHTKDAQSILTFLKTHENHLRWHINRLWRMRCDIVHSAEYSINLTLLSGNLEYYLKTLLNMLLESLRANPLITSLTELFIRIDHSANRLKKSLKSDDQTFFKDLLKEIKI, from the coding sequence ATGAGAATATTAAAAGATGCTGGAAATATAAAACTTCCGAAGGATGATGTCAATAAATTTTTTGTCCAGGCATGGCACAGTCTTATTCATCATAAATCTCTGGACTCACACCGGGCGCGGTGCATGAATTCTCTGAACATAATCAGGGAACTCCAAGAACTTATCTCCAGGCGGGACAGGCTCAAGACTGCTGAAAAGGATATCGCGCTTGTGGCTGAGGAAGCGCTGGATATTCTCAAATCCGACATGGTGATCAAACGATCCTTTCAAGATCATATTAACCGTTTGACCGAGTTGCTTGAAAATGAAATTAAAAAAAAGGGCAAGCAGGGAAAAGAAAAAACCACAGAAAGTCGCCTTCTGACCTATTATCTTAAAGACTTAAGAAATAACCTGGGAAAAAAATATCAGGATTTCCTTTTTTCCGAATTGGATACGGCGATTTTTCAAAAACGGGATACGGAAGAAATTTTTAGCCTTACAAGGACATTGCTGAGCGTTCTTATGGATAAAAGCCATAGCATGGAAGCTTTGTTCAGCATTGTCGGCCATGTGCTCTGTGGCGCTGGGGATGAGACTTTCCGAAACAGATTCAGCCGGTTGAAATCGATTCTGTCGCAAGGAGATGTCGACTACGAAATAATATTCAAGCTTGCCAGTTTTAAAAAATACACTGATAATATGTCTGAACTCGGCGGAATTACATTCAGCGCGGCCTTGGAGATTGAAAGCCAATATCCCAAAATTAAAAAATTCGCGGCAAAGGGTCTGAACACGGTTTTTGCTCGTATAGAAGCCAATGGCCTGGACACCCAATCCGCCGGCGTCCAGGCCAAACAGAAACTTGACAATCTTCTCGACCTGATTCGTTTTGAATTGGAAGGCAATGTCATTAAAGTGGATGAGCGATTTATTGCCCGCAAGAAACATAACGATGTGGACAATACGCTTTACCGCCTGCCTTCGCGGATTCCAAACCCTTCAAGAAATCTTAATGATGAAACATTTCTTGGCTTTTTGAATAATGTTGAATATACTCTGGAGGGGGCTGAAATTCAAGCGGAGTCCAGGAAAAAAATCACATCCGCCTTTCGATTTTACAGAATGGGCAGAGACACTCCGCAATATGAAAATAAGTTCATCAACTGGTGGACAGCGCTTGAGTACCTTCTGCGCACCGGAGAAAGCGGAAGTATTATCGTTGAGATAGAAAGAAAACTGACATCGGCCTTATTGCTTGAATACACGTCAAAGCATCTGAAAAGTTATATTTCCGCATGCGCATACTGCGGCGCTGATATGGGTGGCGCGTGGATATCTCCCGCTGACTTTTTTGACTTGATTCATGATACAGCAAGATGGAACGATATTAAGAAAAAAATCGATAAATATCCTTTTCTTTTGTTTTCTCTCGAAAAATTTCAAAAGCATACCAAAGATGCCCAATCCATTTTAACGTTTCTTAAAACCCATGAGAATCATTTGCGGTGGCACATAAACCGCTTATGGCGAATGCGTTGCGATATTGTGCACAGCGCCGAGTATTCAATTAATCTGACCCTTCTCTCCGGAAACCTTGAATATTATCTAAAAACCCTTCTGAATATGCTGCTTGAATCTCTTAGAGCAAACCCCCTTATTACAAGTCTGACCGAGCTGTTTATAAGGATTGACCATTCGGCAAATCGTTTGAAAAAAAGTTTAAAAAGTGACGATCAGACATTTTTTAAAGATTTGCTGAAGGAAATAAAGATATGA
- a CDS encoding conserved hypothetical protein (Evidence 4 : Unknown function but conserved in other organisms), whose amino-acid sequence MSEKTIKHFDSDSYYKLFSIFGAYDRQLIKVLKSMLISEPAQILDMACGVGLSTVALRDNFPDSKITGVDIDSELIGYSKSKISCDGIEFKCSDISDLLAETPDKPIDLIFVKSAYHYFDKEITISDLKSVLGEHGVIAVAERTSHSARSYPLPDIVSGYWGDIFSEPRPTRRFDAADLSEMELSVSSFGSYVTIPADIYLDAVKKNQLVGLWLLKPDVVNQWIKEQISKKTDSLKVYEEFRLYLYQNKAV is encoded by the coding sequence ATGTCAGAAAAAACGATTAAGCATTTTGACTCTGACAGTTATTACAAACTGTTTTCCATCTTTGGCGCCTATGACCGGCAATTGATCAAGGTTTTAAAATCCATGCTTATTTCCGAACCGGCTCAAATATTGGATATGGCATGCGGCGTGGGCCTGTCCACGGTCGCGCTGCGGGACAATTTTCCCGATTCAAAGATTACAGGCGTGGATATTGATTCTGAGCTTATCGGCTATTCAAAAAGCAAAATATCCTGCGATGGAATAGAGTTTAAATGTTCCGACATTTCAGATTTGCTTGCCGAAACTCCAGACAAACCCATAGACCTGATATTCGTCAAATCCGCCTATCATTATTTTGATAAAGAAATAACGATTTCGGATTTAAAATCTGTTCTCGGCGAGCATGGGGTTATTGCTGTCGCGGAAAGAACATCCCATTCCGCGAGATCATATCCACTGCCTGATATTGTGTCCGGTTATTGGGGAGATATATTTTCGGAACCCCGTCCCACACGTCGCTTTGACGCCGCTGATTTATCTGAAATGGAACTTTCCGTCAGCAGTTTCGGCAGCTATGTCACGATTCCGGCGGATATTTACCTTGACGCGGTTAAAAAAAACCAACTTGTCGGTTTATGGCTGTTAAAACCGGATGTGGTGAATCAATGGATAAAAGAACAAATTTCAAAAAAAACGGACAGCCTCAAGGTGTACGAAGAATTCCGGCTGTACCTTTATCAAAACAAAGCTGTATAA
- a CDS encoding conserved hypothetical protein (Evidence 4 : Unknown function but conserved in other organisms), whose protein sequence is MTDSISKTSLYSDIRQILQAARNRAYSAVNTAMVDAYWLIGKRIVEEEQKGKKRAGYGQQLIKNLSIELQSEFGKGFSVANLWNFRRFYLTFPEKKILYTLCRELSWSHIRLIMRVENEKARFYYLTESKNENWSVRQLQRNIHSFYYERLLSSPGKNGIPLLDASETATDARDFIKDPYVLEFLNIPEDAKLRESRFEQTIISNIQAFLLEMGKGFSFVARQFRISAETSHFYIDLVFYNYLLKCFVIIDLKTGKLTHQDIGQMDMYARMFDDLKRGEDDNPTIGIILCSDKEETLVRYSVLKDKQLFASKYRLVLPTEQELKAELEREIRMIEMRDKL, encoded by the coding sequence ATGACGGACAGCATCAGCAAAACATCCCTTTACAGTGATATACGACAAATCCTCCAAGCCGCCCGCAACAGGGCCTATTCCGCCGTCAACACGGCGATGGTGGACGCCTACTGGCTGATCGGCAAACGCATTGTCGAGGAGGAACAGAAAGGCAAAAAGCGGGCAGGTTATGGACAGCAACTGATCAAAAATCTGTCTATAGAGTTGCAGTCCGAGTTCGGAAAAGGTTTTTCGGTGGCAAATCTCTGGAATTTCAGGCGGTTCTATCTAACCTTTCCGGAGAAAAAAATTCTCTACACACTGTGTAGAGAATTGTCATGGTCGCATATCCGTCTGATTATGCGGGTAGAAAATGAAAAAGCTCGCTTCTATTATCTCACGGAAAGCAAGAATGAAAACTGGAGCGTTCGCCAATTGCAACGCAATATCCACTCTTTCTATTATGAAAGATTGCTTTCTTCGCCCGGAAAAAACGGCATCCCCCTTCTTGACGCATCGGAAACAGCGACCGATGCGCGGGATTTTATCAAAGACCCTTATGTGCTGGAATTTCTCAATATACCGGAAGACGCAAAATTGCGGGAGTCCCGATTTGAGCAGACCATCATCTCCAACATTCAGGCGTTTCTTCTGGAGATGGGCAAAGGTTTTTCTTTTGTGGCCAGGCAATTCAGAATCAGCGCAGAAACCAGCCATTTTTATATCGATCTCGTTTTTTACAATTACCTGCTCAAATGCTTCGTCATCATTGACCTGAAGACCGGCAAACTCACCCATCAGGATATCGGCCAGATGGATATGTATGCGCGCATGTTTGACGATCTGAAACGTGGCGAGGACGACAACCCCACCATCGGCATTATCCTGTGCAGCGATAAGGAGGAAACCCTGGTCAGGTATTCCGTTTTGAAAGACAAACAGCTCTTTGCCTCCAAATACAGATTGGTTCTGCCCACGGAGCAGGAGCTTAAAGCGGAACTGGAACGGGAAATCCGGATGATTGAAATGCGTGACAAGCTGTAG